The genomic segment CCAGGCTCTCTGCTATTTCTAGTGAGCTTTGTGGCAGTTTGGTTACCTCTTTTAAAACTTCTTTGCGGTAAGCATAGATGCCCAAATGTTTCAGATAAGGAAAACTCTTGAGCCATTCTTCCTCTTCCTTTCCTCTTACGTATGGAATGATGCTGCGAGAGAAATACATAGCAAAGCCTTGATTGTCTACAACAATCTTTGGACTATTAGGATTTTTTACAGCTTCCATACTGGTAAAAGCTTTTCCTAAAGTGGCAATTTGGGTTGTTGGATCATCAAAACACTGGCAGATGGTTTCCAGTTGACTCTTGTCAACAAAAGGTTCATCTCCTTGAACATTGACAATGACATCCCAGTCTCCACCAATTTTTTCGATAGCTTCTTCTATGCGGTCAGTACCGCTCTTATGATCCTTGCGCGTCATAACAGCTTTACCGCCAAATGCTTCTACAGCATTGATAATTCGCTCATCGTCTGTTGCAACATAGGCTGCTTCTAGACAACTTGCTACTTTCTCATAAACATGCTGTATCACTGGTTTGCCATCTAACATGGCAAGTGGCTTTCCCGGGAAACGTGTTGATGCGTATCTTGCTGGAATAATTCCTATAAATTTCATATTCTTCTATATTTAAACCTGTTTACTATTCAATTCATGCGATTCGTTTAACTTCAAATAAAAAAAGTTGCACTTCCGCAGACGCAA from the Segatella copri genome contains:
- the kdsB gene encoding 3-deoxy-manno-octulosonate cytidylyltransferase, producing the protein MKFIGIIPARYASTRFPGKPLAMLDGKPVIQHVYEKVASCLEAAYVATDDERIINAVEAFGGKAVMTRKDHKSGTDRIEEAIEKIGGDWDVIVNVQGDEPFVDKSQLETICQCFDDPTTQIATLGKAFTSMEAVKNPNSPKIVVDNQGFAMYFSRSIIPYVRGKEEEEWLKSFPYLKHLGIYAYRKEVLKEVTKLPQSSLEIAESLEQLRWLQNGYKIKVGTTDVETVGIDTPEDLQRAEDFLKNRK